From the Leptospira biflexa serovar Patoc strain 'Patoc 1 (Paris)' genome, one window contains:
- a CDS encoding SH3 domain-containing protein, producing MKLKLVLLVIIGMSVTACSKNAEVTWHKNCDAKTNKASLDFTVPLYSEPDSNSKVVEFVPVGTVVKVFDARNHNVWAPKYFIKIQTAKNEGYMSPKCFVVGQDPANSVWRYSKGLVTDSKPFYDPADKAHYPRGTEYSNLKDLPKEKIPLSELTKGLEEEIYVNKNMLKQN from the coding sequence TTGAAACTGAAATTAGTATTACTTGTGATCATAGGAATGAGCGTTACCGCTTGTTCCAAAAACGCAGAAGTGACTTGGCATAAAAATTGTGATGCCAAAACCAACAAAGCAAGTTTGGATTTTACTGTACCATTGTATTCAGAACCAGATTCGAATTCGAAGGTGGTAGAATTTGTTCCAGTTGGAACTGTGGTAAAGGTATTCGATGCTCGTAACCACAACGTTTGGGCACCTAAGTATTTTATCAAAATCCAAACGGCGAAAAACGAAGGTTATATGAGCCCTAAGTGTTTTGTGGTTGGTCAAGATCCGGCAAATAGCGTTTGGAGATATTCCAAAGGACTCGTAACCGATTCAAAACCGTTTTATGATCCAGCTGACAAAGCCCATTACCCAAGAGGAACAGAGTATTCTAACCTAAAAGACCTTCCCAAAGAAAAAATCCCTCTTTCGGAACTCACAAAAGGTTTGGAAGAAGAGATATACGTGAACAAAAACATGTTAAAACAAAATTAA
- a CDS encoding MarR family winged helix-turn-helix transcriptional regulator encodes MKIEIFKQTTRQYFETALLMHETIASHVGLSGTDHKYLGYLIENGEMTAGELAKLSGLTTGAITGVIDRLEKNKLVKRKFLQSDRRKVIIVPNLEKANQLFSPIFKKLQKETDLLISSFTSRELEVVHRYFESAIGIMDKMSKNLKEWNDI; translated from the coding sequence ATGAAAATAGAAATTTTCAAACAAACAACACGTCAGTATTTTGAAACAGCTCTTCTGATGCACGAAACCATTGCATCACATGTTGGTCTTTCGGGGACAGACCATAAATATTTGGGATATCTCATTGAAAACGGTGAGATGACAGCGGGGGAACTCGCAAAATTATCAGGGCTGACAACCGGTGCTATCACTGGTGTCATTGATCGTTTAGAAAAAAATAAATTGGTGAAAAGGAAATTTTTACAATCGGATCGAAGGAAAGTGATCATTGTGCCAAATTTAGAAAAAGCAAACCAACTTTTTTCACCAATCTTTAAGAAATTACAAAAAGAAACAGACCTTTTGATTTCAAGTTTTACAAGTCGAGAATTGGAAGTGGTTCATCGGTATTTTGAGTCTGCGATCGGAATCATGGATAAAATGTCTAAAAATTTAAAGGAATGGAATGATATATGA
- a CDS encoding adenylate/guanylate cyclase domain-containing protein, whose product MGQKRTIATSASEERLEKLLEERLTEGSNHEIIDKRIWDLFGETWCVMFTDLSGFSRGVAKFGIIHFLQTIYESQRILIPVLDEFDGILMKDEGDSLMVLFRNTNKAIQCAIQMQKACKRYNEGRIAEEQILLCVGLGYGKILKIGDTDVFGAEVNAASKLGEDTAKAWEILVTSAVKENADETTDFDFEPIAEIPPGSDGAFKLLYTLDEPKWVVL is encoded by the coding sequence ATGGGACAAAAACGCACCATTGCCACCTCCGCCTCCGAAGAACGATTGGAAAAACTTTTGGAGGAAAGACTCACCGAAGGTTCCAATCACGAGATCATCGACAAACGGATTTGGGATTTATTTGGTGAGACTTGGTGTGTGATGTTTACGGACCTTTCTGGATTTTCAAGAGGGGTTGCTAAATTTGGGATCATACATTTTTTACAAACGATTTACGAATCCCAACGAATCCTCATTCCCGTCTTAGATGAGTTTGATGGGATCCTGATGAAGGACGAAGGCGATAGTTTGATGGTCCTTTTTCGTAATACCAATAAAGCCATCCAATGTGCCATCCAAATGCAAAAAGCCTGCAAACGTTACAATGAGGGAAGAATTGCTGAAGAACAGATCCTTCTTTGTGTGGGTCTCGGTTATGGAAAAATATTAAAAATTGGGGATACCGATGTGTTTGGAGCCGAAGTCAATGCCGCATCCAAGTTAGGGGAAGATACGGCCAAAGCTTGGGAGATCCTTGTGACAAGTGCTGTCAAAGAAAATGCAGACGAAACTACGGATTTTGATTTTGAACCCATTGCAGAAATTCCACCTGGATCCGATGGTGCGTTTAAACTTCTGTACACACTGGATGAACCAAAGTGGGTTGTTTTATAA
- a CDS encoding AAA domain-containing protein, with the protein MGRTIKQTFGSLEEELDYITSILSKEREEERNLFLEKESETQSIKSAELVDLRFVVGNTWRAEFVANVSLKSKRWLKKGVPVLLQNQNESIYGNIFQWNEPKLVIQVRGDYEWDAETYSISKWFPESTYDLYNEIIGKVRAEKETDSYKKLKWALGYGLGDKPSPPKKTMELTALERIFSISDFGMVFGPPGTGKTTLLMQAVSQITQQKESVLTLCPTNFACDYIVELAIQKGIRVIRLGNSTKIKEEVLPYHLDHLIQTHPDQKQIQNWQTELKVIQKKINSWKRNFGKEEREERNNLRKEAKFLVHTIREQESTIRTKLLDTSELIVSTFAGFGNEFKKGRKFDYTFVDEATQSVDPGCYMAMFSGKKTFFFGDPKQLGVNYSHPDHKTVASFLEKVIDLDSGERTIFLEKQFRMKPEILGFPNLTYYENKVFTHPNLTFLTSPPFSEIFGSDTPILWVDTAGSDTSEETEGEEMSFFNETEIGLIETFFERGLPKETTAVVSPYRGQVDKLNLRADGRWIGQTIDSFQGRESEIVILSLVRSNPDGEIGFLMNPKRLNVALTRAKSHLILIGDSSTLCRHKEFQDLYNYIESNGEIRSIYEFLD; encoded by the coding sequence ATGGGAAGAACCATAAAACAAACGTTTGGTTCATTAGAAGAAGAATTGGATTATATTACTTCTATATTGTCCAAAGAACGGGAAGAGGAACGAAATCTATTTTTAGAAAAAGAATCGGAAACCCAATCCATCAAATCCGCTGAACTTGTAGACCTTCGATTCGTGGTGGGAAATACTTGGAGAGCCGAATTTGTAGCAAATGTTTCCCTCAAATCCAAACGTTGGTTAAAAAAAGGAGTACCAGTCCTTTTACAAAACCAAAACGAATCCATTTATGGAAACATATTCCAATGGAATGAACCAAAACTTGTGATCCAAGTGCGCGGAGATTATGAATGGGACGCGGAAACATACTCTATCTCCAAATGGTTCCCCGAATCCACTTATGATTTGTACAATGAAATCATCGGAAAAGTAAGAGCTGAAAAAGAAACTGATTCCTACAAAAAACTAAAATGGGCCCTCGGTTATGGACTGGGTGATAAACCCTCCCCTCCCAAAAAAACGATGGAACTCACCGCTTTGGAACGGATTTTTTCCATTTCCGATTTTGGAATGGTCTTTGGACCACCAGGAACCGGAAAAACCACCTTACTCATGCAAGCTGTTTCACAGATCACACAACAAAAGGAATCAGTGCTTACACTTTGTCCCACAAACTTTGCTTGCGATTACATTGTAGAGCTTGCGATCCAAAAGGGAATTCGTGTGATCCGATTGGGTAACTCCACAAAAATCAAAGAAGAAGTATTACCTTATCACCTAGACCACCTCATCCAAACCCATCCCGATCAAAAACAAATCCAAAATTGGCAAACCGAATTGAAAGTGATCCAAAAAAAAATCAATTCCTGGAAACGCAATTTTGGCAAGGAAGAACGAGAAGAACGTAACAATCTGCGAAAAGAAGCAAAGTTTCTAGTCCATACCATACGCGAACAAGAATCCACAATCAGAACCAAACTCTTAGACACAAGTGAACTAATTGTTTCTACGTTTGCAGGTTTTGGTAATGAATTTAAAAAAGGTAGGAAATTTGATTATACATTCGTAGATGAAGCCACACAAAGTGTAGACCCTGGCTGTTATATGGCAATGTTTTCAGGGAAAAAAACTTTCTTTTTTGGAGATCCCAAACAACTCGGAGTGAACTATTCCCATCCAGACCACAAAACTGTTGCTAGTTTTTTGGAAAAAGTGATCGATTTGGATTCGGGGGAACGAACCATCTTTTTAGAAAAACAATTCCGCATGAAACCCGAGATCCTCGGTTTTCCCAATCTGACCTATTACGAAAACAAAGTATTCACTCATCCCAATCTCACATTTTTAACTTCTCCCCCGTTTTCTGAAATCTTCGGATCCGATACCCCAATCTTATGGGTTGATACAGCGGGCAGTGATACTTCCGAAGAAACAGAAGGTGAAGAGATGAGTTTTTTCAATGAAACAGAAATTGGTCTCATTGAAACTTTTTTTGAAAGAGGGTTACCAAAAGAAACAACAGCTGTAGTATCACCTTACAGAGGGCAGGTGGACAAATTAAACCTAAGAGCAGATGGGCGTTGGATTGGTCAAACCATTGATTCCTTCCAAGGCCGGGAATCTGAAATTGTGATCTTAAGTTTGGTCCGATCAAATCCTGATGGAGAAATTGGTTTTTTAATGAATCCCAAACGTTTGAATGTGGCCCTCACCCGTGCCAAGTCCCACCTCATATTGATCGGAGACTCATCTACCTTGTGTCGTCATAAAGAGTTCCAGGATTTGTACAATTACATCGAATCCAATGGAGAAATTCGTTCCATTTATGAATTTCTAGACTGA
- a CDS encoding tetratricopeptide repeat protein gives MKPFFSLIREAKQLEEEKDFTRAFNLYAQSEAYTKDESALIKIKAKKAWCLYSVGNPKETESLFQDIVQNYPSHPLSITVYSRYLIKLKKFKSAKVLLQKSILQFPSYLENYLLLASLLKDMERSEEAIEVLKKALSQEHLSNGRGIDRKDIWAELGSLYFSRGDFNSALASLKKSLKMVAPEEFLHYDLLALCYLEAEDPENALSAIRTHIEYCKEIDPETLIILARAHCRLGKVDEAANNLIQAYSIEDSLYLKAADFIDFAPLLRNGFFTTLENIEWEEP, from the coding sequence ATGAAACCTTTTTTTTCTCTGATCCGTGAAGCAAAACAATTGGAAGAAGAAAAGGATTTCACTCGGGCATTCAATTTGTATGCACAAAGTGAAGCATACACGAAAGACGAATCGGCCCTGATCAAAATCAAAGCCAAAAAAGCATGGTGTTTGTATTCGGTTGGCAATCCAAAAGAAACCGAAAGTTTATTCCAAGATATTGTACAAAACTATCCATCTCACCCTTTGAGTATCACGGTATACTCGCGATATCTCATCAAACTAAAGAAATTCAAATCAGCAAAAGTCCTACTCCAAAAAAGTATCTTACAGTTCCCTTCTTACTTAGAAAACTACTTACTACTTGCTTCATTATTAAAAGACATGGAACGATCCGAAGAAGCAATTGAAGTTTTAAAAAAAGCACTCTCCCAAGAACATCTGAGTAATGGTCGAGGCATCGACCGTAAAGACATTTGGGCGGAACTTGGGTCTTTGTATTTTTCCAGAGGAGATTTTAACTCGGCTCTTGCTTCCTTAAAAAAATCACTCAAAATGGTGGCTCCAGAAGAATTCCTCCATTATGATTTGCTGGCACTCTGTTACCTGGAAGCAGAAGATCCAGAAAATGCACTGAGTGCAATCCGAACTCATATTGAATATTGTAAAGAAATTGATCCCGAAACTCTCATCATTTTGGCAAGGGCACATTGCCGATTGGGAAAAGTAGACGAAGCTGCCAATAATTTAATCCAAGCCTATTCAATAGAAGATTCTTTGTATCTGAAAGCCGCTGATTTTATCGATTTTGCACCACTCCTCAGGAATGGATTTTTTACTACCTTGGAGAACATCGAATGGGAAGAACCATAA
- a CDS encoding crotonase/enoyl-CoA hydratase family protein: MNPSPFFTIERRKNVAILWLNRPEKRNAMNWPFWRDLPDMVAEIDADPKIHAFVIAGKGKSFSTGLDLEEFFQDFKPVVQGEFADGREKLYQLILTMQKGINAVYNSKKPSIALVQKHCIGGGLDLVSACDIRYASDDAVFSLRESKVAIVADMGSLQRLPHLIGNAHTRELALTGKDVTANEAFQMGLVTKVTKDFDSLLVEGLKTANEIAENPTIVIRGVKQVLNHGVGKTIEEGLDYVAVWNASMLDSKDFRSAIGGFMERKRPVFNPETRVDD; the protein is encoded by the coding sequence ATGAATCCATCTCCATTTTTTACCATCGAAAGAAGAAAAAACGTCGCCATCCTTTGGTTGAATCGTCCTGAAAAACGAAATGCCATGAACTGGCCTTTTTGGCGTGACCTTCCGGATATGGTGGCAGAGATTGATGCTGATCCGAAAATCCATGCATTTGTGATCGCAGGCAAAGGAAAATCTTTTTCGACAGGACTTGATTTGGAGGAATTTTTCCAAGACTTCAAACCCGTCGTCCAAGGGGAATTCGCAGATGGTCGAGAAAAACTTTACCAACTCATTCTCACGATGCAAAAAGGAATCAACGCTGTTTACAATTCCAAAAAACCATCGATTGCACTAGTTCAAAAACATTGTATCGGTGGAGGACTGGATTTGGTATCAGCCTGTGACATTCGGTATGCATCTGACGACGCTGTATTTTCCTTACGTGAATCCAAAGTCGCCATCGTTGCCGACATGGGATCCTTACAAAGACTCCCCCATTTGATTGGAAATGCACATACAAGAGAGCTTGCCCTCACGGGAAAAGACGTTACGGCAAATGAAGCCTTTCAAATGGGACTTGTGACAAAGGTCACAAAAGACTTTGATTCTTTATTGGTAGAAGGTCTCAAAACGGCGAATGAAATAGCTGAAAATCCAACAATTGTAATCCGAGGCGTCAAACAAGTGCTAAATCATGGAGTAGGAAAAACCATTGAAGAAGGTTTGGACTACGTGGCGGTTTGGAATGCAAGTATGCTCGATTCCAAAGATTTCCGAAGTGCCATCGGTGGGTTTATGGAACGAAAACGACCTGTCTTCAATCCAGAAACCCGAGTGGACGATTGA
- a CDS encoding prolipoprotein diacylglyceryl transferase translates to MLDRIPIPNPFGWEGLSTFSLLMMLAFLVGSYLLPKELERKKLDPSHSDWLIFLGILGTLIGAKIFFIFEIWDQVFIDVPGYDGKYTYPLTHWNGFPGHPGLWSSLFSGGGLVFFGGLLFGWLFITLYFRYHKLDVGAYYDAVIPAISMGYAIGRLGCFVSGDGCYGFATDERIPFFVFEFHGAHPSGVPVWNTPVMESIMAFAYFSYFQFWARYQNFRKWSIGAQFLIIHGFARLIIEFLRVNKAVIPFMDPPTLVNIPDANGNPTFLTGYYWHGFSQSQYISIALILFGVYLMVSKKLWLKEEGKV, encoded by the coding sequence ATGTTAGATCGAATTCCGATTCCCAATCCCTTTGGCTGGGAGGGTCTGTCCACTTTCAGCCTTCTTATGATGTTAGCCTTTCTTGTTGGTTCTTACCTCCTTCCCAAAGAATTGGAGCGTAAAAAACTAGACCCAAGCCATTCCGACTGGTTGATTTTCCTTGGGATTTTAGGCACACTCATTGGGGCAAAAATATTCTTTATCTTTGAAATTTGGGACCAAGTGTTCATCGATGTCCCTGGGTATGATGGAAAGTATACTTACCCCCTTACACATTGGAACGGATTCCCTGGCCACCCAGGCCTTTGGTCTTCTCTCTTCAGTGGAGGTGGACTCGTATTTTTTGGAGGCCTTCTCTTTGGTTGGTTATTCATCACTTTATACTTCCGTTACCATAAACTCGATGTCGGTGCTTATTACGATGCCGTCATTCCTGCAATTAGCATGGGTTATGCGATTGGAAGGTTAGGTTGTTTTGTGAGTGGGGATGGTTGTTACGGTTTTGCCACTGACGAACGGATTCCTTTTTTTGTCTTTGAATTCCACGGAGCTCATCCATCAGGAGTTCCAGTATGGAATACACCCGTGATGGAATCCATTATGGCATTTGCTTATTTTTCCTATTTTCAATTTTGGGCTAGATACCAAAACTTTCGTAAGTGGAGCATTGGTGCGCAGTTTCTCATCATCCATGGTTTTGCGCGTCTTATCATCGAATTTTTACGAGTGAACAAAGCAGTGATTCCGTTTATGGATCCGCCAACTCTTGTGAACATTCCTGATGCGAATGGAAACCCAACCTTTCTTACTGGATACTACTGGCATGGATTTTCACAATCACAGTACATCTCCATTGCTCTCATACTCTTTGGTGTTTATTTGATGGTCTCCAAAAAACTTTGGTTAAAGGAAGAGGGAAAGGTATGA
- a CDS encoding DoxX family protein — MFDFLFSTSGDIIPLILRITAFVVIFPHGAQKLLGWFGGYGFKGTYGFFTGTMKFPGILAVLIILGESFGSVLLLVGFFTKFAALSIAIIMIGAAFLAHRQNGFFINWNGNQKGEGYEFHILAVGLLLALIVGGAGVYSVDFNLIGKF, encoded by the coding sequence ATGTTTGATTTTTTATTTTCCACTTCCGGGGACATCATCCCTCTCATCCTACGCATCACGGCCTTTGTTGTGATTTTCCCTCACGGCGCCCAAAAACTACTCGGTTGGTTTGGAGGATACGGATTCAAGGGAACTTATGGTTTTTTCACAGGTACCATGAAATTCCCAGGCATCCTAGCCGTTCTCATCATCCTTGGTGAGTCCTTTGGATCTGTATTGTTGCTCGTTGGTTTTTTCACAAAATTTGCCGCACTATCGATCGCCATCATCATGATTGGTGCTGCGTTCCTTGCCCATAGACAAAACGGATTTTTCATCAATTGGAATGGAAACCAAAAAGGGGAAGGGTATGAGTTTCACATTTTGGCTGTTGGACTCTTACTTGCCCTTATCGTCGGGGGAGCCGGTGTGTATTCAGTCGATTTTAACCTAATCGGCAAGTTCTAA
- a CDS encoding M23 family metallopeptidase, which yields MAETYVTTAYERLQIAHLRWRKRLQKWISRSREKVSFVLIPNDEKPLAQIEISVGMLGFLFGLSLSLVLLSFGLLLYFSFFFERNLSLEKKTETQLVSFLFYDLLSKDLRESVEELESMTESLNLLAWEEIPEKEMITQDYLLKEEFRKDASELDSNLLLFQQVVTTYTQFGVRLGNLVPNFQNAIDYLSMRESIFYSMPRGRPLKPGVGVVTSTFGYRSDPFGILPVGEYHSGIDFAAGEGTPIYATGPGIIAVDTAVGGLGKSVRINHENGFFTLYGHCSQILVNPGDRVKRGDKIALVGQTGKATGAHVHYEVRIGLDAPLDPEEYINLD from the coding sequence GCGAAAACGCTTACAAAAGTGGATTTCCCGAAGCCGTGAGAAGGTGAGTTTTGTCCTCATCCCCAATGATGAAAAACCCCTCGCCCAAATCGAAATTTCTGTCGGGATGCTTGGGTTTCTTTTTGGCCTTTCTCTTTCCCTTGTTTTATTGTCTTTTGGCCTCCTCCTTTATTTTTCCTTTTTCTTTGAACGAAATCTTTCCTTAGAGAAAAAAACAGAAACCCAACTAGTATCGTTTTTGTTCTATGACCTTCTTTCCAAAGACCTTCGGGAATCTGTGGAAGAATTGGAATCCATGACGGAATCACTCAATTTACTTGCTTGGGAGGAAATCCCCGAAAAGGAAATGATCACACAAGACTACCTCTTAAAAGAAGAGTTTCGTAAGGATGCAAGTGAACTCGATTCCAATCTTTTACTCTTCCAACAAGTGGTCACCACCTACACACAGTTTGGTGTGAGACTCGGTAACCTCGTTCCTAATTTTCAAAATGCCATCGATTATTTGTCCATGCGGGAAAGTATTTTTTATTCCATGCCTAGGGGTCGGCCCCTAAAACCTGGTGTGGGAGTTGTCACTTCTACTTTTGGATACCGCAGTGATCCATTTGGAATCTTGCCTGTGGGGGAATACCATTCTGGGATTGACTTTGCAGCGGGAGAAGGAACACCCATTTATGCCACAGGCCCTGGGATCATCGCCGTGGATACTGCTGTGGGTGGGCTTGGAAAATCGGTTCGCATCAACCATGAAAATGGATTCTTTACCTTGTATGGGCACTGCTCTCAAATCCTCGTGAACCCAGGTGACCGCGTGAAACGGGGAGATAAAATTGCCCTTGTCGGCCAAACGGGTAAGGCAACGGGTGCTCACGTCCACTACGAAGTGCGGATTGGACTCGATGCCCCGCTTGATCCTGAAGAATACATCAACTTAGATTGA